AGACATACCGGAAGCCAGCGTGCATCAAACAAAAATAGGCCGTGTCGTAGTAGATCTAACCACCCAAAAAGATCACCAATGCAGTGCTACGCATCTGCAAACCAAAACATGCCAGGGTCTTGACTTTTTGGTCCCATCCGACCGCTATCCTTTAGACGATCTAGCAAGAAAAATACCCCTTCGCCCTGGTGATTTTTATAACAAAAGTAAAATTCTAGAAACCTATGAACGACTCTATCGCATTGCCACATTTGAGTCCATTTCGATTTTGCCCAAAGTAGAAGCGGAGCAACTGGTCATTTATATTCATGCCAAGCCTTATGAACGTGTAAGATTACAAACAGAATTGGGCGGGGAATGTGTTAACCTCAACCTGAAGCGACTCCGCCCTACTATCAAATTAAACACTACCATAAGACGGGTTGGTGGGCTAGGCATACTGCATATAGAGGCCAGTATTGCACTTAGGGAGGAGTTCATAACCAAAGCAGCTACCAAGCTTGCGCAGAATATTGCATATGGATTGCGTGGTAAATTTACCACGCCACGTTTTATATGCTGTTTACCAGAAAAGCGCAACCTAATATTGGAAAATTTTAATCCAAGCACCAGCATAGACATTGGCTACAGTTTTACAAAAAATCCTATTTACAGTAACAAAAAAATAGATGCCACCTTAAATTATGATTGGTATAGTAAACAGGTTGCATACGAATTTTATCCCTTTAAAGTGGTATTTAACTACCCTAAAGTCATAGATGAAACAAAAGTCAGTCAACTAAAATTAAGAGCACCTTCTTTTTTGACGAGCATAGGGTGTATAGCCACCATAAGAGCGGCAACCCCAACGCTCTATCTCAACGCGTTAGACAGATATAAATGGATGGTTTCAATTGGCATAGAACATGGCGGCCTATTTGAGCACCTTACCCTGTTTAAGCAGATTTTACCTAAATCATTCCAATTTTATAGGTATATTAAAGTAGATATAGGGTATCGTCATGCTTTTAATTTTACAACCCATACGACACTAGCTTACCAAGCTAAGTTTGGTATGGCTAAAAGCTATACAACAGCAGATAACGTGCATCCAGACAAACAATATGCCATAGGGGGACATGGTAGTGTGCGGGCTTGGGATAGACAAATAATTGGCCCTGGTCTGTACGAAAGAAGAGATAAACAAGAGGAGCAAAAAGGTGATTTACTCTTGCTAGGCAATATAGAATTGCGTCAAAAATTAATGGGTTATCTAGAAGGTGCTCTTTTTTTGGATATAGGCAATACCTGGCGGCTGTCACAAGATGCCCCCCGAGCTATGCAATTCTATAGGGATAAGTTTTACAAATCTTTTGCTTTAGGCGGCGGGTGTGGATTAAGATTGAATTTTTACAATACCTTTGTACTCTGTGGAGATTTAGCTTTTCCATTACGCAGACCTTCTGGAAAGGCACTAAAAAAGTTAAAACCCGCTTTTAACCTAGCCATTGGGTATCCTTTTTAAGAATAGGATAGGCCATTTCCTGCTATGGTAACAGGGCAAAATTTATTTTTGAATAAAAAAACCTAAATAGGTCATAAGTATATGCAGCCAAATACAATAGCACTTAGGTTAAGTATTGCTGAAGTGAATATAATTATTAAAGCCTTGTCTGAAAAGCCTTTTCGAGAAGTATATGAGCTAATAGGTAAAATCCATACCCAATCTAATGCACAGCTCAAACGAAATGGTACCCAACTGCAACCCACTGAACCCATGGGTATAGAGCATATAGATGGCAAAGGATGATGCTATACCTTAATTTTATTGGCATTA
The nucleotide sequence above comes from Cardinium endosymbiont of Sogatella furcifera. Encoded proteins:
- a CDS encoding BamA/TamA family outer membrane protein, with translation MQLLLVMSWLHTAAALPIKEVIIGVNAKHKQALHKHSIYQPHATFLGMPIEKWLYQWGENYHSVEKIKNEIASIQQAYAYRIGKAVGEKEKMKCIAKRDRLIKRKEYTIANGNRLMRMGEKPLHYDPIYVHHNEKIFLNYLHAKGYLDAEITPKTDFKKKIVCVTYSIKPKHLYSIASTSLQINYKPIRALLASHHDESFIKVGCPYQYQDFVNEQARIINLLSDHGYFECDEQYVYFKAYLSEKNHTMTVTTIVDIPEASVHQTKIGRVVVDLTTQKDHQCSATHLQTKTCQGLDFLVPSDRYPLDDLARKIPLRPGDFYNKSKILETYERLYRIATFESISILPKVEAEQLVIYIHAKPYERVRLQTELGGECVNLNLKRLRPTIKLNTTIRRVGGLGILHIEASIALREEFITKAATKLAQNIAYGLRGKFTTPRFICCLPEKRNLILENFNPSTSIDIGYSFTKNPIYSNKKIDATLNYDWYSKQVAYEFYPFKVVFNYPKVIDETKVSQLKLRAPSFLTSIGCIATIRAATPTLYLNALDRYKWMVSIGIEHGGLFEHLTLFKQILPKSFQFYRYIKVDIGYRHAFNFTTHTTLAYQAKFGMAKSYTTADNVHPDKQYAIGGHGSVRAWDRQIIGPGLYERRDKQEEQKGDLLLLGNIELRQKLMGYLEGALFLDIGNTWRLSQDAPRAMQFYRDKFYKSFALGGGCGLRLNFYNTFVLCGDLAFPLRRPSGKALKKLKPAFNLAIGYPF